One genomic segment of Polynucleobacter sp. MWH-UH2A includes these proteins:
- a CDS encoding DEAD/DEAH box helicase produces MTNTATDNNSSTGSGAATAASPTATITFADFGLDPLIQKAVAEQGYNNPTPIQAQSIPHVLAGSDLMGAAQTGTGKTAAFVLPIIQKILRHASNSASPARHPIRALVLTPTRELAVQVADNAASYSKHTDLRTAVVYGGVDMKEQVQVLRNGVEILIATPGRLLDHIGSKVANLSQVELLVLDEADRMLDMGFLPDLQRIINLIPAQRQTLLFSATFSPEIKKLAQSYLRSPVTVEVARQNAAADTVKQVVHLVSSMDKQRAIVKVLENRTRQGLSRQCIIFTNSRLGCAKLARALERDGIKAGAIHGDKSQGERTLTLEAFKSGTIEALVATDVAARGLDIPDMPCVINHELPFNAEDFIHRIGRTGRAGSKGDAIALVDDSEKRLLDDIEKLMKRKLEVAPLPDVKSTPGQITDPFFYKPYEPGGTPKSANVDSAQAAQLPEAKRAGITPAKPAVGALLGGFKKK; encoded by the coding sequence TTGACAAATACTGCAACTGATAACAATTCATCTACAGGGTCTGGCGCGGCAACTGCTGCCAGCCCTACAGCAACAATCACTTTTGCTGATTTCGGTTTAGATCCGCTGATTCAAAAGGCGGTTGCCGAACAGGGTTATAACAACCCAACACCTATTCAAGCGCAATCAATCCCCCATGTATTGGCGGGCAGTGATTTGATGGGCGCGGCACAGACAGGCACTGGTAAGACGGCAGCCTTCGTCTTGCCAATTATTCAAAAGATTTTGCGTCACGCGAGCAATAGCGCGTCGCCAGCGCGTCACCCCATTCGTGCATTAGTGCTGACACCAACTCGTGAGTTGGCTGTACAGGTGGCAGATAACGCTGCAAGTTATTCCAAGCATACGGATTTACGCACTGCCGTGGTTTATGGTGGCGTGGATATGAAAGAGCAAGTACAAGTATTGCGTAATGGTGTAGAGATTCTGATTGCTACCCCTGGCCGCTTGCTAGATCACATTGGCTCTAAGGTAGCGAATTTGTCACAGGTAGAGTTACTGGTGTTAGATGAAGCAGACCGCATGCTCGATATGGGTTTCTTGCCTGACTTACAGCGCATCATTAATTTAATTCCGGCGCAACGCCAAACTTTATTATTTTCTGCAACCTTTTCGCCAGAGATTAAGAAGTTGGCACAAAGCTATTTGCGTTCTCCGGTAACGGTTGAGGTTGCCCGACAAAATGCCGCTGCCGATACAGTGAAGCAGGTAGTGCATTTAGTGTCTTCAATGGATAAGCAGCGTGCGATTGTGAAGGTCTTGGAGAATCGCACTCGCCAAGGCTTATCACGTCAGTGCATTATCTTTACCAATAGCCGCCTTGGCTGCGCTAAATTGGCGCGTGCCTTAGAGCGGGACGGGATTAAAGCAGGTGCGATCCATGGTGATAAGAGCCAGGGCGAACGCACCTTAACCTTGGAAGCATTTAAATCAGGCACTATCGAAGCTTTAGTAGCAACGGATGTGGCTGCACGTGGTTTGGATATTCCTGATATGCCATGCGTGATTAATCATGAGCTGCCATTTAATGCTGAGGACTTTATTCATCGCATTGGTCGTACCGGCCGTGCTGGCAGCAAAGGCGATGCTATTGCTTTAGTGGATGACAGTGAAAAGCGTTTGCTCGATGACATCGAGAAATTGATGAAACGCAAATTAGAAGTAGCCCCATTGCCTGATGTGAAATCCACTCCAGGACAAATCACTGACCCTTTCTTCTATAAGCCTTATGAACCCGGCGGTACACCAAAATCTGCGAATGTAGATTCAGCGCAAGCAGCTCAGTTGCCTGAAGCGAAAAGAGCAGGCATCACTCCTGCTAAGCCTGCGGTGGGCGCCTTACTTGGTGGCTTTAAGAAAAAATAG
- a CDS encoding heme-binding protein has protein sequence MATKPYLTQADAQKILDAANEHAAANNWAVTIAVCDDGGHLLGLIRRDGCAPVSTYIAQEKARTAAMGKRESRVYEEIINNGRTSFLSAPHIAGMLEGGVNIEVNGFTIGAVGVSGVKSTEDAETAKAGIAAIL, from the coding sequence TTGGCAACTAAACCTTACCTCACACAAGCAGACGCGCAAAAGATTTTGGACGCTGCGAATGAACACGCTGCTGCAAATAATTGGGCAGTGACGATTGCGGTTTGTGATGATGGCGGTCATTTGTTGGGTTTAATTCGTCGCGACGGTTGTGCTCCTGTATCTACTTATATTGCGCAAGAGAAGGCACGTACTGCTGCAATGGGTAAACGCGAAAGCCGTGTTTACGAAGAAATTATTAACAATGGCCGTACTTCTTTCTTATCTGCTCCGCACATCGCTGGCATGTTAGAGGGTGGGGTCAACATCGAGGTAAATGGGTTTACCATCGGCGCAGTCGGCGTTTCCGGCGTTAAATCGACCGAAGATGCTGAGACCGCTAAGGCCGGCATCGCGGCCATTCTGTAA
- a CDS encoding alanine--glyoxylate aminotransferase family protein, producing the protein MLKLDNHASGRHFLHIPGPSPVPSRVLRSISYQTIDHRGPEFGAFGLQVLEGIKKIFKTEQPVIIYSASGTGSWEGALVNVLNPGDKVLFYESGQFANLWRALAKRLGLDVEVVGKPGQDTWRWGVDASVIEERLRKDTQHEIKAVCVVHNETSTGVTSNIAAVRKAIDAAKHPALLLVDSVSGLGSADYEHDKWGADVTVSGSQKGLMLPPGIGFNALSPKAIEASKNNKMHKAYWAWDEILESNKNGYWPTTPSTNLMYGLHEAMDMMMAEGLDNIFARHQRLAAACREAVNAWGLEIQCQDKDCYSPVLTCIAVPEGMDADVLRKHALEKFNLSLGTGLGKIKGKAFRIGHLGDCNELSLMAALSGVEMSLGAMGYKPKASGVVAAQEFLK; encoded by the coding sequence ATGTTGAAACTTGATAACCACGCATCAGGCCGCCATTTTTTACATATTCCTGGCCCAAGCCCTGTTCCATCCCGTGTGCTGCGTTCCATTAGCTACCAAACCATCGATCATCGCGGCCCTGAATTTGGCGCATTTGGTTTGCAGGTGCTTGAGGGTATCAAGAAGATTTTTAAAACTGAGCAACCTGTAATTATTTATTCCGCATCTGGCACTGGTTCATGGGAAGGCGCTTTAGTGAATGTGCTCAACCCTGGTGACAAGGTGCTCTTTTATGAAAGTGGTCAATTTGCAAACTTGTGGCGTGCATTAGCAAAGCGACTCGGTTTAGATGTTGAGGTAGTTGGAAAACCAGGTCAAGATACTTGGCGTTGGGGTGTAGACGCATCAGTGATTGAAGAGCGTTTACGTAAAGACACACAACATGAAATCAAAGCGGTTTGCGTAGTGCATAACGAAACCTCTACTGGTGTCACTTCTAATATTGCTGCAGTACGTAAAGCGATTGATGCTGCCAAGCATCCTGCCTTATTGCTGGTGGATAGCGTGTCTGGCTTGGGTTCAGCGGACTACGAGCACGATAAGTGGGGCGCAGACGTGACAGTGTCTGGCTCTCAGAAAGGCTTGATGTTGCCACCCGGTATTGGCTTTAACGCGTTATCGCCAAAGGCAATTGAGGCAAGTAAAAACAACAAGATGCATAAAGCGTATTGGGCTTGGGATGAAATTCTAGAGTCCAATAAAAATGGCTATTGGCCAACCACTCCAAGTACCAATCTGATGTATGGCTTACACGAAGCCATGGACATGATGATGGCTGAAGGTTTGGATAATATCTTTGCGCGTCATCAACGTTTAGCTGCTGCATGTCGTGAAGCAGTAAATGCTTGGGGCTTGGAAATTCAGTGTCAAGATAAAGATTGCTATTCACCTGTATTAACTTGTATTGCTGTGCCTGAAGGTATGGATGCAGATGTCTTACGTAAACATGCGCTTGAGAAATTCAACCTCTCATTGGGTACAGGACTTGGCAAGATTAAAGGCAAAGCATTCCGTATTGGTCACTTAGGCGACTGTAATGAGTTGAGCTTGATGGCGGCTTTGAGTGGCGTAGAAATGAGCTTGGGTGCAATGGGCTATAAGCCTAAGGCGAGCGGTGTAGTGGCTGCCCAGGAGTTCTTGAAGTAA
- the gluQRS gene encoding tRNA glutamyl-Q(34) synthetase GluQRS: protein MILAVSKLKNPSSPADGYRGRFAPSPTGPLHAGSLVAALGSWLDARANEGQWLLRIEDIDTPRCIPGADLQIQAQLHACGLFWDEEPSYQSRGQEHYQAAFGRLNALACLYACTCSRQTISNTLAAMGIHTPRNQEMIYPGTCRPSQLMPYAKDLLADSKKAWRIALPENCQIQFEDLSLGIQHQDLSREVGDFVLRRNDGLFTYQLAVVVDDAEQGITHIVRGQDLLNNTARQIFLQNQLGYSTPSYHHLPLVLDANGEKLSKQTLASSINTESDQSALAELRKAAIHLGLRDLPDGDTTIAEWLLAATKAWKINTFKCD, encoded by the coding sequence ATGATTTTAGCTGTGTCCAAGCTCAAAAACCCCTCATCCCCAGCCGACGGCTATCGCGGGCGATTTGCCCCTTCGCCAACAGGGCCGCTCCACGCTGGATCCCTAGTTGCAGCCCTGGGGAGCTGGCTAGATGCCCGTGCCAATGAGGGTCAATGGCTCCTCCGCATCGAGGATATTGATACCCCAAGATGTATTCCAGGCGCTGACCTGCAAATACAAGCCCAATTGCACGCTTGTGGTCTTTTTTGGGATGAGGAGCCGAGTTATCAATCTAGAGGACAGGAACACTATCAAGCCGCTTTTGGACGCCTTAACGCGTTAGCTTGCCTCTACGCATGTACCTGTTCTAGACAAACCATTTCCAATACCTTAGCGGCGATGGGTATTCATACTCCACGCAATCAAGAAATGATCTACCCAGGAACTTGCAGGCCTTCACAACTAATGCCCTATGCCAAGGATTTGTTAGCGGATAGCAAAAAAGCATGGCGTATTGCTCTTCCTGAAAACTGCCAGATTCAGTTTGAAGATCTTTCTCTCGGCATACAACACCAAGATCTCTCTCGGGAAGTGGGTGATTTTGTATTGCGCAGAAACGATGGTTTATTTACCTATCAACTTGCAGTCGTTGTTGACGATGCAGAACAAGGCATTACCCATATTGTTCGCGGCCAAGACTTACTGAACAATACCGCCAGACAAATTTTTCTACAGAATCAATTAGGCTACTCAACTCCAAGCTATCACCACCTTCCCTTGGTGCTAGATGCCAATGGTGAGAAGCTCAGTAAACAAACGCTAGCCAGCTCAATCAACACTGAAAGTGATCAAAGCGCCCTTGCTGAACTTCGCAAAGCTGCAATACACCTTGGCTTGCGTGACTTGCCCGATGGGGATACCACTATTGCAGAGTGGTTGTTAGCGGCCACAAAAGCTTGGAAAATTAATACCTTTAAATGCGATTGA
- a CDS encoding GntR family transcriptional regulator has translation MANETLNSQNLHEATFQKLRSLLVEGKIAPGSKLNERELAESLNVSRTPIREAIRRLAADGLVELIVNRGAIAVQLTLEDVIHTFDVIADLEGFSGELAANNISNTTLSELEALQYEMMASYARRDLSSYYQLNLRIHHLINQAANNPVLSRLFTQVNARIEALRFRSNQDGVKWEKAVEEHQEMLDALKARDGKRMRKIMMQHVHNKRDVVVQLLQSERSAEAIKS, from the coding sequence ATGGCAAACGAAACGCTGAATTCCCAGAATCTTCACGAAGCCACCTTCCAGAAACTCCGTTCCTTGCTCGTAGAAGGCAAGATTGCGCCTGGCAGCAAACTCAATGAACGTGAGTTGGCTGAAAGCCTGAACGTTTCACGCACACCGATTCGGGAAGCGATTCGTCGCTTGGCAGCAGATGGCTTGGTTGAGCTCATCGTCAATCGTGGTGCCATTGCTGTACAGCTCACCCTTGAAGATGTTATTCATACCTTTGATGTCATTGCGGACCTCGAAGGTTTCTCTGGAGAGTTAGCAGCAAACAATATTAGCAATACCACCCTCTCTGAATTAGAAGCCCTTCAATATGAAATGATGGCTTCCTATGCACGCAGAGATTTATCGAGCTACTACCAGCTCAATCTACGCATTCATCACCTCATCAATCAAGCAGCAAATAATCCAGTCCTCTCTCGATTATTTACCCAAGTCAATGCCCGCATTGAGGCCTTGCGCTTTCGCTCGAATCAAGATGGCGTGAAGTGGGAAAAAGCCGTTGAAGAACATCAAGAAATGTTGGATGCACTCAAGGCTAGAGATGGTAAGCGCATGCGCAAGATCATGATGCAACACGTTCACAACAAACGCGATGTAGTCGTGCAATTACTTCAATCTGAAAGGTCTGCGGAAGCAATCAAATCATGA
- a CDS encoding FAD-binding and (Fe-S)-binding domain-containing protein, producing the protein MNKPLHKELMMDTALLAKRLRQETSGEVMTDSASRGRYATDASIYQVMPIAVFVPKTAEDIASAIQIAADMKVPVLPRGGGTSQCGQTTGAALVIDNTKYFRNILDLNLDKGYAEVEPGIVLDHLNASLKQHNLWYPVDVSTAAQATIGGMAGNNSCGSRSIAYGNMVHNVLGIDAWLADGQVAQFDNYANSSGVAKQLGDFVKGLAHTLQPEIETHFPKVLRRVAGYNLDIFHPQSELPYTQDGSVNLAHLLVGSEGTLAYFKSLKLQLALLPKHKVLGIVNFASFYKAMDSAQHIVKLGPTAVELVDRTMIDLARSNPSFKKTIETSLIDPAAPTPEAILLVEFSGEAHAPLLEKLKALQELMGDLGLPGTVVAMPDAGLQKNLWEVRKAGLNIMMSLKGDGKPVSFIEDCAVPLESLAEYTQALTDVFSKYGSRGTWYAHASVGTLHVRPILDMRRDGAQKMRAIAEEASALVRKYKGAYSGEHGDGLCRGEWISWQFGPKITEALAQIKRAFDPKGLFNPGKIVDPPKMDDASNFRFPPSYKVIPLQPALDWSAWNVQNNPITEETTAPGTGGDPAQGLAKAVEMCNNNGHCRKFDAEVMCPSYRVTRDEKHLTRGRANTLRLALSNQLDLQDESSPLGSDAIKEVMELCVSCKACRRECPTGVDMAKMKIEFLSAYKKRVGHSLRDLAVAYLPKYAATISSIPLLPSLLNLRNHFAPIAKLQEWIMGISAQRSLPIWKSNTFWNQKTAHTYQYTPAQLAGQSNEGKGVILLADTFNAYFEDENLQAAIKVLEAGGYRVHIPHKGKCESKSSNPSTTNTCSKEFCCGRTYLAAGMVDQAKATLGELVNHLAPYAEQNIPIIGLEPSCLFTLKDEALVIGLGESAVRVSKQAQLLEEFLASEVKTGNLKLNLKAANQEVLFHGHCHQKSFAAVTPALELLKLIPNAQPKLIESSCCGMAGSFGYEAEHIAVSKQMAEASLLPSIRKSPDSWVIADGTSCRHQIADGANREAVHIAKILAAHLQ; encoded by the coding sequence ATGAATAAGCCCCTCCATAAAGAACTCATGATGGATACCGCGCTACTGGCTAAGCGCTTGCGTCAAGAAACCTCTGGCGAAGTGATGACCGATAGCGCAAGTCGCGGTCGCTATGCAACCGATGCCTCTATTTATCAAGTCATGCCGATTGCAGTCTTTGTGCCAAAGACAGCAGAAGATATCGCCAGCGCTATTCAAATTGCAGCTGACATGAAAGTGCCTGTGCTACCTCGCGGTGGCGGCACCAGTCAATGTGGCCAAACTACTGGCGCAGCATTAGTTATTGATAACACCAAGTACTTCCGCAATATTCTCGATCTCAATCTCGATAAAGGCTATGCAGAAGTAGAGCCTGGCATAGTGCTCGATCACTTAAATGCTTCGCTAAAGCAACATAATCTCTGGTATCCGGTCGATGTTTCCACTGCTGCGCAAGCAACCATTGGTGGTATGGCAGGCAACAACTCTTGTGGCAGTCGTTCTATTGCCTACGGCAACATGGTGCATAACGTATTGGGTATTGATGCCTGGCTAGCGGATGGTCAGGTTGCGCAATTTGACAACTATGCCAATAGTTCTGGTGTAGCTAAGCAGCTGGGTGATTTTGTTAAAGGCTTAGCCCACACCTTACAACCTGAAATCGAGACCCACTTTCCCAAAGTACTCAGACGAGTCGCTGGCTATAACCTCGATATCTTCCATCCACAAAGTGAGCTTCCCTACACCCAAGATGGCAGCGTCAATCTCGCACATCTCCTGGTGGGTAGTGAAGGCACGCTGGCGTATTTTAAATCCTTAAAACTTCAGCTAGCGCTGTTACCAAAACACAAAGTTCTTGGCATCGTGAACTTCGCTAGCTTTTATAAAGCAATGGATAGCGCCCAACATATCGTCAAACTCGGACCAACCGCAGTTGAACTAGTCGATCGCACCATGATCGATTTGGCGCGCAGCAACCCTAGCTTTAAGAAGACTATTGAGACTTCACTCATTGACCCTGCTGCGCCAACTCCTGAAGCCATTCTCCTAGTAGAGTTTTCTGGCGAAGCCCATGCCCCTCTGCTTGAGAAACTCAAAGCCCTTCAAGAACTGATGGGTGACTTAGGCTTGCCTGGCACTGTTGTTGCCATGCCTGATGCAGGATTGCAAAAAAATCTCTGGGAAGTACGTAAGGCCGGCCTCAACATCATGATGAGCCTGAAAGGCGATGGCAAGCCAGTTAGCTTTATTGAAGACTGTGCTGTACCTCTAGAAAGCTTAGCGGAATATACCCAGGCTTTGACTGACGTTTTCTCGAAATACGGATCACGTGGTACTTGGTATGCCCATGCCTCTGTTGGCACACTACATGTGCGCCCGATTTTGGATATGCGTCGCGATGGCGCACAGAAGATGCGCGCGATTGCAGAAGAAGCTTCAGCCCTGGTGCGCAAATATAAAGGCGCATACAGCGGTGAGCATGGTGATGGACTCTGTCGTGGTGAATGGATCTCTTGGCAATTTGGGCCGAAGATTACCGAAGCACTTGCACAAATCAAACGGGCCTTCGATCCAAAGGGATTATTTAATCCTGGCAAGATCGTTGATCCACCTAAGATGGATGATGCAAGCAATTTCCGCTTTCCACCAAGTTATAAGGTCATTCCATTGCAGCCCGCTTTAGACTGGTCTGCCTGGAATGTTCAAAATAATCCCATCACAGAAGAAACCACCGCACCCGGTACGGGTGGCGACCCTGCGCAAGGTTTAGCCAAAGCAGTAGAAATGTGCAATAACAATGGCCATTGCCGTAAGTTCGATGCTGAGGTGATGTGCCCTAGCTATCGCGTGACTCGTGATGAGAAACACCTGACACGTGGTAGAGCCAACACCTTACGTTTAGCGCTTTCCAATCAACTGGATCTGCAAGATGAGAGCTCACCCTTAGGTAGCGATGCCATTAAAGAGGTCATGGAGCTTTGCGTCAGTTGCAAAGCCTGTCGCCGTGAATGCCCTACTGGGGTTGATATGGCGAAGATGAAGATTGAGTTCTTATCAGCCTATAAAAAGCGTGTGGGTCACTCATTACGCGATTTAGCAGTGGCATATTTACCGAAGTATGCAGCCACGATTAGCAGCATTCCTTTGCTGCCGTCATTACTCAACCTACGCAATCACTTTGCGCCTATCGCTAAGCTACAAGAGTGGATCATGGGAATCTCTGCACAACGCAGTCTACCCATTTGGAAGAGCAATACTTTTTGGAATCAGAAGACTGCACATACTTATCAATACACCCCAGCGCAATTGGCTGGCCAGAGCAATGAAGGTAAAGGGGTTATATTGCTAGCAGACACCTTTAATGCTTACTTTGAGGATGAGAATCTTCAGGCAGCCATCAAAGTACTAGAGGCTGGTGGCTACAGAGTACATATTCCTCATAAGGGTAAATGCGAGAGCAAAAGCAGTAATCCATCCACCACCAATACCTGCTCTAAAGAGTTTTGCTGTGGCAGAACCTATTTAGCTGCCGGCATGGTAGACCAAGCTAAAGCAACATTAGGTGAGCTGGTAAATCACTTGGCACCCTATGCAGAGCAAAACATTCCGATTATTGGTTTAGAGCCCTCTTGTCTTTTCACCTTAAAGGATGAGGCACTTGTCATAGGTCTTGGAGAGTCAGCAGTGCGCGTATCCAAGCAAGCGCAACTACTAGAAGAATTTTTAGCAAGTGAGGTCAAAACCGGAAATCTGAAGCTGAATTTAAAAGCGGCAAACCAAGAAGTACTCTTTCATGGACACTGTCATCAAAAATCGTTTGCGGCGGTTACCCCAGCACTGGAATTGCTTAAACTCATTCCAAATGCACAGCCCAAACTGATTGAGTCATCATGTTGCGGCATGGCAGGTAGCTTTGGCTATGAAGCAGAACATATTGCCGTTTCCAAACAAATGGCTGAAGCTAGCTTATTACCTAGTATTCGTAAATCACCAGATAGTTGGGTGATTGCTGATGGTACTAGTTGCCGCCATCAGATTGCAGATGGCGCTAACAGAGAAGCGGTACACATTGCCAAAATATTGGCAGCGCATCTTCAGTAA